Below is a window of Ruegeria sp. THAF33 DNA.
CAGCCCCGACTTCCAACGTGTATTCCGGGATGCCCATGATTTTGGATTGCCAAACCAAGGCGTTACAATTCCCGTGCGGGGTCCATACGGAGATATCGGCCTGCTGAGCGCAACGCGCAATTGCAGCAAAGAGGAATGGCGCAAGCTATACACGCATGTCATCAGTGACTTGCAATCGATGGCAGTGCACATCCATGACAATGTGGTTTCCTCAGACGAATTGACCAGCGCGCTGTATCATCCAACACTTTCCAGACGTGAGACAGAGATCTTGCAGTGGGTTGCGGCAGGGAAATCGCAGCAGGACATCGGCGATATTTTGTCCATTTCGCACCGAACCGTAGAAGTGCACTTGCGTTCCAGTCGA
It encodes the following:
- a CDS encoding autoinducer binding domain-containing protein, coding for MEIVDLSTLPDSEVRYTEFLRQICEKHDMDHAAYAGMNPAAGTVAGFVTYDDAWNEHYQNQGLIMIDPTIHMARRSIAPVDWSRLERSPDFQRVFRDAHDFGLPNQGVTIPVRGPYGDIGLLSATRNCSKEEWRKLYTHVISDLQSMAVHIHDNVVSSDELTSALYHPTLSRRETEILQWVAAGKSQQDIGDILSISHRTVEVHLRSSREKLSALTTPQAVGRAIAIGLITPS